In Tubulanus polymorphus chromosome 8, tnTubPoly1.2, whole genome shotgun sequence, one genomic interval encodes:
- the LOC141909621 gene encoding uncharacterized protein LOC141909621, producing MAETKPPSTVVNPTTANLPITGVKVLKTSLTVKQFEEMIKKGTLKITPVPAQQQQATAAIENSIQRAVARISGNAPTQEPSSSIPMLSSKTPDCSVVSKSSSKRGGGKTTSSKNKIVVSKKRKFHQLADEIKQNIDSDFAPQDDDEGATGGGAGKSKYKWPSIEMSASKQLAAAPEQQEVKYVIEREEETEEVIDDKTMTVKTHSDPEELQELLKSSGGISFDNDHLVIGEQRIEIEPGTDHLCIEVVPLKNGEKVLTVECRKAPSPSATVVNKPAPSSGVLKSYQSELIVPPELRALLRRLPLVRMRTTSRRSTLGLTLHMKNNYETLVRWFPCSRAGRDDKNAMAKINAYLGSDDCLQAVKAKNDLPGLDIDVDKCMTVDSLLLRKPAVRAKSDHLSVEFMLHNKRVVHKKFASANGSDDPVAMDDINQFIASDEAVQWLRDCYKIPATKDNVAKTKSKSATTTETESKIDRFNKRWRYIGELEVGAPTKWYFDGFRFDFKKRYNFEKGIVAISPDNLQAGISTYYNKNWGRSHRFDDVYALQDDAGDTTTRKGRAVTLQITCAGKSDQCRAKCLNLIKDIDRSLDVQNCSGCGLDLQRGDVACTNCRATNTRHWYKLFGHKVCNSCHNYYCKYKRQRPAYMEKTKKMKVNFYHEHFECAWSMFLIIDFSDMKKWKMYEGVNNANYHQEEAVQPTKRLSQSFKDDLDRLVVSQAASSKQIYKKYAHLMKRNNYTGIAMTKQQLRTRIRSCRDRSKNRKRIIESAAAHVITTPAVAVHPETATTPSEVAAVEDVATEIHVPDTTPAEIRLYAVSNQEEPLLCTLCINENLEMPFSCNSQTAMVRHISTHHATQLFSCCVCYQLTGRLVSFDTEGLVRKHCREQHSQYLVNSNYRLDVGKQPNDGYNNIAYNDTDIGMETVTTTTTVDDLLTMEIVESHSATIDLLNLTGRLRRNLDEQNQQQQQQQMMVVRSPTPPLSKQHNYQY from the exons ATGGCCGAGACTAAACCGCCATCGACTGTCGTCAACCCGACGACTGCTAATCTGCCGATCACCGGCGTTAAGGTTTTGAAAACCTCGCTGACCGTCAAACAGTTCGAAGAGATGATTAAAAAGGGCACGTTGAAAATTACCCCCG TGCCCGCACAGCAGCAGCAAGCGACTGCGGCGATAGAAAACTCGATACAACGGGCCGTAGCGCGTATATCCGGGAATGCTCCGACGCAGGAGCCGTCCTCATCAATTCCGATGCTCAGCTCGAAGACTCCCGACTGTTCGGTCGTTTCAAAATCTTCTTCCAAACGCGGCGGTGGCAAAACCACGTCGTCGAAAAACAAAATCGTCGTTTCCAAGAAACGAAAATTTCACCAGTTAGCGGACGAGATTAAACAGAATATCGATAGCGATTTCGCGCCACAAGACGACGACGAGGGCGCCACTGGTGGCGGAGCTGGTAAAAGCAAGTATAAATGGCCGTCGATTGAAATGAGCGCGAGCAAACAATTGGCAGCTGCACCGGAGCAACAGGAGgtgaaatatgtaatagagagagaggaggaaaCCGAAGAG GTGATCGATGATAAAACGATGACGGTAAAAACGCACAGCGATCCGGAAGAGTTGCAGGAGTTGTTGAAATCGTCGGGCGGGATCTCGTTCGACAACGACCACCTCGTAATCGGAGAACAACGCATCGAAATAGAACCCGGCACCGATCACTTGTGCATCGAGGTCGTACCGCTAAAAAACGGAGAAAAAGTCCTGACGGTCGAGTGTCGTAAAGCGCCCAGTCCGTCCGCTACGGTCGTCAATAAACCGGCGCCATCTAGCGGCGTGTTGAAGAGTTATCAGTCGGAATTGATCGTACCGCCGGAGTTACGCGCGTTGCTACGACGACTGCCGTTGGTACGGATGAGGACGACGTCGCGTCGGAGTACGCTCGGACTGACGCTGCATATGAAGAATAATTACGAGACGTTGGTTCGGTGGTTTCCGTGTAGTCGAGCAGGTCGCGACGACAAAAACGCCATGGCGAAAATCAACGCGTATCTCGGCAGCGACGACTGCCTGCAGGCGGTTAAAGCTAAAAACGACCTTCCCGGACTGGATATCGACGTCGACAAGTGCATGACCGTTGATTCGTTGTTGCTACGGAAACCGGCGGTTCGCGCGAAATCGGATCATTTAAGCGTCGAATTcatgttgcacaataaacgaGTCGTTCATAAGAAGTTTGCGTCGGCGAACGGTTCAGACGATCCGGTCGCCATGGACGATATTAATCAATTCATCGCTTCGGACGAAGCCGTTCAGTGGCTCCGCGATTGTTACAAAATACCAGCGACGAAAGATAACGTCGCGAAAACAAAGTCCAAGTCGGCGACGACGACTGAGACCGAGTCGAAAATCGATAGATTTAATAAAAGATGGCGCTACATCGGCGAACTGGAGGTCGGCGCTCCGACTAAGTGGTATTTCGACGGGTTTCGTTTCGATTTTAAAAAGCGTTATAATTTCGAAAAAGGCATCGTCGCGATCAGCCCCGATAATCTGCAGGCCGGAATATCGACGTATTACAATAAAAACTGGGGTCGCAGCCATCGATTCGACGACGTCTACGCGTTACAGGACGACGCGGGTGACACTACAACGCGTAAAGGACGCGCCGTCACGTTACAGATAACCTGCGCCGGAAAGTCCGATCAATGTCGCGCGAAATGTCTCAATCTGATCAAAGATATCGATCGTAGTTTAGACGTGCAGAACTGTTCGGGCTGCGGGCTCGATCTTCAACGCGGTGACGTAGCGTGTACGAACTGCCGCGCGACGAACACGCGACACTGGTATAAATTATTCGGGCACAAAGTCTGCAATTCGTGTCATAACTACTACTGTAAATACAAGCGCCAACGTCCGGCGTATATGgagaaaacgaaaaaaatgaaagtgAATTTCTACCACGAGCATTTCGAATGTGCCTGGTCGATGTTTCTCATTATCGATTTCAGcgacatgaaaaaatggaAGATGTACGAGGGCGTTAATAACGCGAACTACCACCAGGAGGAGGCGGTGCAGCCGACTAAACGTCTGTCGCAGTCGTTTAAAGACGACCTCGACCGGCTGGTCGTGTCGCAGGCCGCTTCGTCGAAACAGATTTATAAGAAATACGCGCATCTGATGAAACGTAACAATTACACCGGTATCGCCATGACGAAGCAACAATTACGCACGCGTATACGTTCGTGTCGCGATCGCAGTAAGAATCGCAAACGAATCATCGAATCGGCAGCCGCTCACGTGATCACGACGCCGGCGGTCGCCGTTCATCCCGAGACGGCCACTACGCCGTCGGAGGTGGCCGCCGTCGAGGATGTCGCCACGGAGATACACGTCCCCGATACGACGCCCGCCGAAATTAGATTGTACGCGGTTAGCAACCAGGAGGAACCGTTGCTATGCACGTTGTGTATTAACGAGAATCTGGAGATGCCGTTCTCGTGTAACTCGCAGACGGCGATGGTTCGACACATCTCGACGCACCACGCGACGCAGCTGTTCTCGTGCTGCGTGTGTTACCAGCTCACCGGGCGTCTCGTCTCGTTCGACACCGAGGGTCTCGTGCGCAAACACTGCCGCGAACAACACAGTCAATATCTCGTCAATAGCAACTATCGTTTAGACGTCGGAAAACAACCAAACGACGGGTACAACAACATCGCTTACAACGACACCGATATCGGCATGGAAACGGTAACCACGACGACGACCGTCGATGATTTGTTGACGATGGAAATCGTGGAGAGTCACTCGGCGACAATCGATCTGTTGAATTTAACGGGACGTTTGAGACGGAATCTCGACGAGCAaaatcaacagcagcagcagcagcagatgaTGGTCGTTCGGTCACCTACTCCACCGCTCAGTAAACAACACAACTATCAATATTAG